TCTTGTTGATGGCTGGCTTTAAAGAAAGGAATTAGCAACTGGCTACATTCTGCTACTTTATCGATATGCAGCTGAATAGGCTTGATTGGAGATTTTGCAAATACCCCAAATATAGAGTTAACTGGCATAATTGATCCTATTTTTAAGTTTGACGATCATTTTTATAAATACATAGCATAGTAAATATCCGGCGCATGTTAACGTTCTTTTCCATACAATTGAACTTGAATTTTGTATAATTGCTAATTTTTTACGATATTATTACTATATTCAGTATCCCGCATCTTCGATTAAAAGGTAATTTGGTAAATATTATGGAAACAGAAATAGAGATAAAATTTCTTTTTAGTGCTGATTTTGAACAGGAATTGTTTAATACCATCAAATCACAGCAGGTTATCTCCACAAAAGAGCAGCTTTTGCATAATGTTTATTTTGATACAAGTGATCGTTCTTTGAGAAAGATGGATATGGGGTTGCGTGTACGGAGTTGTGATAATCGCTCAGTACAAACTATCAAAACCTCTGGGCGTGTTATTGGCGGGCTACATCAACGGCCAGAATATAATGAGCCAATTGAAGGTGGACGCCCTGAATTGGCGCGCTTTAATAGTAAGATATGGCCAGATGAGTGCGACATTAAAGCACTTGAAAATGAGTTGGTGCCTATTTTCAGCACGGACTTTACACGACAAACATGGTTACTCGAGATGAGTGAAGCGACCTTAATCGAAGTGGCCTATGATCGTGGTTTTATCGAAGCGAAACAAGATAAAAAAGATATTTGTGAAATAGAACTTGAACTTATCAAGGGCGATGAAAAACAACTATTTATACTCGCAGAGCAAATTGCACTATTGCCACAGGTACGTTTAAGTAACGTTAGCAAGGCGCAGCGTGGCTATATGCTTGGTGATCAAACGGAATTTGTTGTAAAACCGTTGCTTGAGTCTCCGCTTTTACCATCAATGTCTATCGCACAAGCGTTGATGACGAACATACAACATGGCCTACGACACATCCAATACCATGAAAATTGCTACTTAGAATCATACCAAGATGCGGCATTAAATGAATTGGTCGTGGGGATTAAATTTGTGCATCAAAATTTATCTTTATTCAAAGACCATTCGCCAATGCTTTTAAAAGCGCCATGGATTGAAGGATTACATTGGCTAGCGCGTTCATTCTCTTGGCTTGAAACTCCACTCTGACAATCAAAATTTATTAAATAATAAAGGATACTATTTACGTAAAATAACCAAGTATAAAAAATTACTTAAGCAGATAGAGCAGCAGGATAACAGCTTGCCAAGTCAAGAGAGTATTTGTGCACTGTTGCACTCTTCTCGTTACTGCCAGTTTGTTTTATCGCTCACCCAATGGCTTATACAGCTCGAGAAAAATACCTTTGCGAGCGAAAAAAGCCACGAAATAAAGGAGTTTGCCTGTCAGCGGTTAAGTGAAGTATGGCAATCATTTCGAGAAGTTTTGCAGAATCATGGAGATAACCAATTGCTTGCCTATCAAGGCTTGCTTGAAGGTAATCTATTAATGGGATTAAGTGTCGCTAATTTGTTTTCTCACGATGACTATTTTAATTTTTATGCGCCGTGGTTAGATATTAAACAAGGGTTAAAAGAGTTATCCATGATTAAAATTGTCGATGATTTTGCCGAGATAGAAACAGATAAAGCACGTCAGCTAGACTATTTTAGGTGGATAAAACGCAAGCAAGAGTCATTATCCCACGCGCTTGAGCAATCAAAACAACAAGCCTTATTAAAAGAGAGTTTTTGGAATGAAAAACTGAGTGATTAAAATAATTAGTATCTTTATTTTATCAATACAGAGAAAGCTTTCATTTTTAGATCACAGTTTGTTATTAATTATCTGTGTATAGCAGTAGCTGAGTCGTTATACTCGATGGTTACTGTTAGCCTATTTATTACTTCAGGTGCAAAGTTAGCAAGAAAAAGAGTGCTGAAATGCTAGGCATAAAATAGAAGTATAGATAATTGAACTCCCCCTACTTAACTAACGCCAGGCAACATAGCTTGAGATAAGATGGGGATCTCCTATGGTCTTAATGGTGAAAATATCCGGTCCCTCTTATAATATAGGTAGCTACATGTCGCGATTAAAATGCAATAAATTCGATGAAAAATTAGTTAGTTTATCAATGAATAAAAAATGGGCGTTTATCGCTGGCATAGGCCTTTTGTTATTTCTTGCTAAGCTAGTTATCGTCAACCTTTTTTCATCTGATATCGCATCAGCGCAAAGTAATCAATACTATTTATTTGCAGACTTCATCTCTGTCGCACTTTTTTTGGCTTTCATCTATTGGTTTATGTTAGCCACGAAAAAAAACATACTGTCTGTCAGGGATGGTCTTGAGCAAGCTTTTGTGCAGGGTGATGTTGTTGAATATTGCGCATCGACCAGAAAAGACGAGTTAGGGCTGTTGCTTAATGTGGTTGGAGACAAAGCGGGCAATATGCAGAAACACGCGCACTCACAAAAGAAAAGCACCCAAGAATTGATCGCGATTACGGAAAGTTTGTCGACTTGTATGGAAATTATTACCGATTCAATGGACGAGGAATTTGCTCAAATTGCGCAGTTGGCAACCGCCATGAATGAAATGACCGCGACAGTCACTGAAGTGGCGAATAATACCGATAGCGCATCCTCATCGACAGCAGAGGCTTCCGAAGTGGCCCAAGAGGGAAGCCAGTTTGTTGATGCGACAATTGCGACGATCAATTCCTTATCAAATAATATTGGTGCATCAGCGGATGCCGTTAACAATGTTGAGCTAAAAGTCGATGGCATTGGTAGTGTCGTAGACACTATCCGCAGTATTTCTGAGCAAACTAATTTACTTGCTTTAAATGCGGCAATCGAGGCTGCTCGCGCAGGGGAAGCTGGACGTGGTTTTGCCGTTGTTGCCGATGAAGTGAGAAATCTGGCAAAACGTACTCAAGATGCAACGGTGCAAATTCAAGGGATGATCGAACAGCTACAAAATAGTGCTCAAGATGCCGTTGGGCTGATGGGTAAAAGTGTTCATGAAGCGGATGTCGGTGTTGATCAAGTGACTAAAGCGGGTCAGAAATTGGCCGGGATTGTTGAAAAAATTGCCCATATTTCTGATATGAATTATCAAATATCATCGGCAGCAGCTGAACAAACCGTCGTTGCGGGCGATATCAATAAAAATCTAGATGAAGTTAAAGAGATTGTTGAAGGCTCTGTGACTGTGCTAAAAGAGGTCTCTGAATTAGCGGAGATGATCGGTAAAAATATCGTTGATTTAAATGCTAACCAGTAGATAGTTAATTTATTATTCCCGTCACCAAGCATGATAAAACTTGAGTGGTGACGGTTTTTTCAATTAACCTTTATGTAAATTGCTGCTTAAGGCAAATTGTGTTAATTCATCAATAACATGTTTTTTTATTTCTAATTGTTGATCGGCTGCAATGTTATAACGTTCGCCAAGCTGTTGATAATCTTCATTACTCAGGCTAACGGTTAAACGTGGGCGTTTAGGCTTTGTATGAGTCGGCAAATCTAACAAGTAACGTATCTGTTCCGATGGGCTAATGCCTTTATCAAGCGCACTGCGTCGTATGCTGTATTGGAGCTTTGCATCCATATCAAAGGCTATCTGTACCGCTTTAACTACTTTTGCAGATTGTTGCCACTTTTTCGGTAATTCTTTTTTATTCATTGAATTACTCTCCTTTTATCCATAATTCAGCAATGTCATTTGCTGGCCTTAAAAACGATAGATAAACATCGGTATCGCCATTTTCAAAGATATATATCTCGACCATGCGTTTCCCATGTGCGCCTTCTAATGAATAGTACTCAAATTCGCGCCCATGCTCCTCTTCGTTATGCTGAGGTGGTTTTTGACCGCGGTAATCTTTTCTATGCTTGTAGCCAGTGATCATAAAGTTTTGTTGGATATAGTTATCTGCAACCATATCGGCATAGTGATGATCATTTGTTAGTGGCATCAGGTTGACATTGCCAGGCTCTTCAAATATCTCAGCAAAGGTTTCGAGATCGAATAAGTTTTGGACTTCGTCACGGGTGAGTAATAAGCTTACTTTTATTAATTTTTGCGGATTATCAGGAAAGCTGACATAGACCAACTCTTCAGCACTGCCTTGCGCTATTATCTGTGCATAATGATCATATTTAAACTCGATGGTATGACAGTCGATAACTTGAAATTGTTGTTTGCGCATTATTTGTGGGAGTGCGAAGCTGTCACCAAAGGTAAATATATCATGGGTTTGCAGTTCATTCGGGACTGTTAACGTGCGTGTTGGTAGCGGCTGTTTTTTGGCGAATAAAGATTTAAAAAAACTCATTATTATTCCCTATTTATAAAAAATGAAAACACGGTAGAAAAGTAATTCTACCGTGTTTTTGTTATGCAACTATCATTTTTTATTTCGCTTTTAGGCGATCTAGAATCGATTGTGCATTCGATTGTTGTGCACCGATACCGGCTTCTTTTAATTTATTTTGTAGTGATGTATCGGTGTTTTCACTAGCAAGTTGCTCTGCCGCTTTTAATTTATCATCATAAAGCGCTTGTTTTTCTTTAATGCGCTCTAAGGAATCCTTTGCACTGAGCAGTTTCGAGTTGCTCGCTGTAAAGTTATCGGTAATGGCTGATGTTGCTTTTTGAACGCTCTCAGTGGTTTTAACCATGCTCAGTTGGCGTTTATAATCCGCTAGTTGGCGCTCACTTTTTCTAATTAACTCTTTTAATCTATCTGCATTTTTAAGATAACTTTCATTGGCCTGATGCTGTTCAGCGACACGATTTTCGAGTTCGGCAATTTTTTCGGCTACTTCAATGGCTAACGCTTCATTGCCTTTATTAAGTGCTTGTACTGCATAGCCTTCATGCTCTTTAACGCTTGCTTCTAACTGAGTTAGTTCACGTGCTGCTTGCATCTGTTTAGCCATTACTTCAGTTAAATCACGTTTAGCAATGGTGATATGTTTTTCAGAATCACGGATCTCTTGTTCAAAAATACGTGTTGAGTTGGCATCAATAATTGCTTCGCCCGCTTCACGTGCTCCACCACGTACGGCGGTGATGATTTTTTTAAATATACTCATAATAAACTCCAATATTAAACTAAGTAATTACCCATTTCGGCAATGACTTCAAGGCTGTTATCACTTAACGTGATTATCTCTAACTCAATATCTTCTATGCTTGAGTTTATTGATAGGGCACCAAATACCACATATTTATCTTCGACCTTGGCAAATGCTGAAAGTGGCATAGGAATGTTCATTTCTAACATCGTTTCCATCATTTCGGCCTTAAGGCCTTGCTTGACCTCTTCTTCGCCCCATAGGTAAGCGATGCAGAGGATCTGGTTATCACTGATGGAGATAAAAATTGGGATCTCTTCACGACCTACGATTTCAACTTGTAGTACATCAATTTCACCATTTATCGGTGTGCAATCAAAACAGAAACCTGTTTCAGTATTACCTTCTAGTTGATTCAAGTAGGTAGCTATTTTGTGAATATTCATAATACTCCTTAATTGCAATAGACATTTAATGTCATCGTCTTAGTTAATTTAGTTGTCTTGTCATTATATGTCAAGGTTTATTGTGTTTATTTTTTATCCATATTTTACTATTCGTAATATTGTAGATAAGGCTCTACTATTCAAGCAATAAATTCCAATTTTAGATGACCATTTTTCGTACAACTGATAAATTATTTCTTTTATCTTAATAATCAATAGGTAACTCTATATGTCTTTGTTAAATGATCATGCTTTACGACAGTTTGAAAACCTCCAACAACAGGTTGATTTATCATTTATCACGGCATCACAAAAGAGTGAATTAATAGCTGTATTGGGTTTAAGTGATTTTATTAGTGATGCTTTATGTAAGCAGCCCTTGCTAATCTCATCGCTATTTTCTAGTGATATATTGCAATCATCTCAGCGTACTCAAATAATCCTTCAGGATCTACAGCAACAGTTATTAAGCGTTACCGATGAAATGGAATTACATCGTGTATTACGTCTATTTCGCCGTAAACATATGCTTATTATTGCTTGGCGAGAGTTGCTTGGTAAAGCGAGTTTAGAGGAAAGTTTTGAGCATCTATCGTTTTTGGCTGATCAATTGATTCTGCAAACGATGCAGTGGTTATACGTAAAGCAGTGTAATGAGTTGGGCACACCGAAGAGTAAAGCGGGTGTTTCTCAACCGTTATATATTTTCGCAATGGGTAAATTAGGCGGCCAGGAGTTAAATTTTTCTTCCGATATAGACCTGATTTTTGCTTATCCTGAGCGTGGTCAAACAGAGGGGGGGCGTCGACATATTGATAACCAAACCTTCTTTATCAAATTATCACAGCGCATTATTGCCGCTTTGCATCAAATTACCGTGGATGGCTTTGTCTATCGCGTTGATATGCGTTTACGTCCGTTTGGTGACTCTGGCCCGATAGTGAGCCACTTTGCTGCACTTGAAGATTATTACCAAAGCCATGGACGTGAATGGGAGCGTTATGCAATGGTTAAAGCTCGTATTTTGGGGGAGTCTGGGCATTATAAAGATGAGTTAGAAGCGATGCTGAAACCTTTTGTTTATCGCCGATATATCGATTTTAGTGCGATTGAATCTCTGCGTAAAATGAAAGCGATGATTAGCGCAGAAGTTCGGCGCAAAGGGTTAAAGGATAATATTAAGTTAGGCATGGGGGGGATCCGAGAGGTAGAGTTTGTTGCACAGGCTTTTCAGCTAATCCGAGGTGGAAGAGTGCTGCAATTACAGTGCAAAGGGTTACAGCAAACGCTAATTACTTTATCTGCAATTGGTGAGCTGCCTAAACAGAGGGCGCAAAATTTATTAGTGTCATACCAATTTTTACGACGTGTGGAAAATATATTACAGCAGATTGCGGATAAGCAGACGCAAACATTGCCCGATAATGCGTTGGATAAATTACGCTTAATGTCGGTGTTAGGCTTTGCTAGTTGGGATGATTTTAAGCTGCATTTGCAACGTATGATGGACAATGTTCACGAGGAGTTCAATTGGATCATTGGTGACAACGAAAAGAAAGAGAGCGATGACCATGGCGCTGCGCTGTGGGATCTTACTTTTAGCTTACAAGATACCCTTAATTTATTACAAGAAAAAGGGTTGCAAGCCCCATTACTTGGTGATTATGCACTGCAATTGATGAGCTTTAAAGAGGAGATACATAAGCGACCAATTGGCACTCGCGGTCAAGAAACCTTAGAGAAACTGCTGCCTAAAATAGTGGACAAAGTGGCCACATTTGCCGACCCCGTTGCGTTAATTGAGCGTCTGCGTGTACTACTTTTGCAAATCATGCGTCGTACAGCCTATTTGGAGCTCTTAAATGAGAATGAAGGGGCGTTGAATCAATTACTTAAATTATGCAGTGCCAGCCCGCTTTTGAGTGAGCAGTTGGCACGTTACCCTATCTTATTAGATGAGTTATTAGATCCTGCTGAGCTTTATAACCCAACACCGCTGACTGATTATAAACGTGATTTACAGCAATTTATGCTACGTATTCCTGAGGAGGATATGGAGCAACAGATGGAGGCGCTGCGTCAGTTTAAACAGATCCAGCTACTGTATATCACCGCTGCTGATATAGTCGGTGCCATTGAATTACCTCAAGTTAGCGACCATCTTACCTATTTAAGCGAGGCCTTGTTAGATCATGTCGTCCGCTTAGCGTGGACGCAGTTGGTGGAAAAATATGGTCTACCAAGTAATGTGCAAGGGTCTCAGAGAAGGGGATTTGCCGTTATCGGCTATGGCAAGATGGGCGGATATGAATTGGGGTATGGCTCTGATTTAGATCTGATTTTTTTACATGAAAATAATATTGCAGGCCACACAATGGGGCCACGTTGTATTGATAACCAACTATTTTATTTACGTTTCGGACAGCGCATTATTCATTTATTCAGCACCCGTACTAACTCGGGTATTTTATATGAAATAGATATGCGCTTACGCCCGTCAGGTGAATCTGGGCCATTAGTGGTCAGCATCGATGCTTACAAAAAATATTTAGAAAATGATGCTTGGACATGGGAGCATCAAGCGTTAGTTCGCTCACGGGCTGTTTTTGGTGATGACGATATTGTGCAAGAGTTTAAGCTGATCCGAGAAGCGATATTAATATTGCCGCGGCAAAGTCAACAGTTGGCAAATGATATCACTGAGATGCGTGATAAAATGCGTAATCACTTACATCGCGCAAAGCAAGGGGAGTTTGATCTTAAACAGTCCCTTGGCGGGATGGTCGATATTGAATTTATTGCCCAATATTTAGTGTTGGTTAATGCCTACGCCCATCCGCAAGCCCTCTGTCAGTGGTCTGATAACTTACGAATTTTCGCTAGCTGTAAAGCGCTTGGGTTATTAAGCGCCGCAGATGAAAAGGCATTGATCACAGCCTACTGTGACATCCGTGATAGTGCTCATCGACTGACACTGAATAAACAAAGTCGTATCGTTAGTGATACGCTGTTTAAAGAGGATAGGCAGGCGGTTCAGCGAATCTGGAATAATTTATTTGATTAATATATCCATGTCACCTCAATATGCTTTGTCAGGCGCTAGCTTGGATACCAGAGCAAGGCGTAACATGAGGTAATTGTTATTCACTTTTTGAGTGTTACAAAGCAGGGCTGGTTTTCGAGCTAGCGCCCCGTAGGGCAAGAAAAATAGCACCTATCTGCTTTGTTATAAAATATCGATGTAGAATCACTATACTTCTATTTTATGCCTCGCATCTCGGTGCTCTTTTTCTTGCTGACTTTGCATCTTGAAGTATCATGGGTATAAAGAGGGTTCACCCTCTGGACGCGTTTTAAAACGGCGATGCATCCACATATATTGTTCATCGGCTTCACCAATCATCATCTCTATTTGTTGATTGGTTGTTTTGGCATCGGCCTGTAAATCTTTGCTTGGAAAGTTTTCAAGTGCAGGATAAAAAACCAACTCATAGCCAGCGGTTCCCGGTAAACGTCTTAAAAAAGCAGGAATAACACAGCTGTTTTTTACCCGAGCAAGGGTGCTTGTTCCGGCAACCGTGTTAGCGTTTTCTACGTTAAAAAAGGGTGCAAAAACACTGCTTTTATGGCGACCATAATCATGGTCTGGGGCATACCAGAGAGATTCACCTTCTTTAAGTATGCGTATCATTCCTTTTAAATCCTTGCGATCTACCATGCCTTTTTGATTGCGCATTCTCCCCCAATGAAAATAGTAATCTAAAACGGGGTTTGAGTGCTTACGATATACGGCAAAGGTAGGATTGGTTAGCCCTAAGCCACGCCCACCCATCTCTAAGGTTAAAAAATGTGCACCTAAAAATATAATGCCTTTGCCATTTTGTTTGGCTTGTTGTAGATGTTCTAGTCCGCGTACTTTGAGGATGCTGCGGATACGCCAGCTTGGCCAAAACCATGCCATTGCCATTTCAAATAGCGCAATGCCTGCATTTTCAAAGTTATGCATCACTTTCTGTTCAACTTCTAAGGTGGAAAGATCAGGAAAGCATAATTCGATGTTGCGATGGGCAATTCGGCGTCGGCTCTTGGCAATATAATAGCCACAACGACCCAGTAGCTTGCCCATCAGTAGTAAGAGAGAAAAAGGCAGTAACGAGCTTAAAAATAGTGCCAAAATACCCATCCAAGTTAACCAGTAACGAGGGTGGCAGTAGCGTATTTTTAGTTTATTTGCATTCATAATCACTTTATCTTTTCTATAAGAGTCAAATATTCTAACTAATTATAACTTAAATGCCTATTTTCTTTACTATGGTTCTTGCGTCGTGATGACCGTTTGCTGTGCAATTTGTTGTAACTGCTGATACGATATTTTCAAACCGCTCTGTTCTGGCATCGGAAAATAATATAGCGGGCGTTTGTAACGGCTTAATTTAGGCGTTAAATAATCGTTTAATTGTTGATGTGACGGAAGCCTTTGTGCAGCGATGAAGGCGACTGGTTGTTGTCCGAAACTGGGATGTTCAAGGCTTACGACATGGGCCTGATTGATAGCGGGATGCTCAATTAACAGACGTTCAATTTCTTCGGGTTGGATATTTTCACCCGCGCAGATAAATTGGCGATCTTTGCGCCCGACTATTTGTAATAAACCATTATCTAATCTCCCTAAGTCTTTTGTTGCAAACCAACTTTCTGCTGCGATCAGAGGGGCATCGACGGCGTTGTTAAAATAGCCCATAAAGCGTGTTTTGCCACGTAGATAAATTTCACCTTCGACAATTTTTATCTGCGCATATTTAAGTATTTGTAACTCACTTGTATTGGTTGATGTTGCCACTTGCGAGCTCATCTCGGTTAAGCCATAGCTTAAGTGGTAGCAAAAACCGCGTTCAGCAGTTTGCTGTAGTAAGGCCTGTGAAAAAGCGCTACCACCGAGTAGCAAATGTTTAATCGCTAACGCTTGGTGTTGAAATTGGTCATGTTGTAATAGCTCATATAACTGTTTCGCGACCAGAGAAAGGTGAGTTATTTGCTTTTCTTTTAATAAATTAACCGATAATTTTTGCGTGTCGATTAAAAGGGTTGCACCCGCCATAATGGTGCGTATAACGGTGGCATACCCACTAATATGAAATAATGGTAAGGAGAGTAAATTGATATCGCCACGATTTAGCGATATCCGCTCCTGTGAGGCGATGGCACTATAAAAGTGATTACTAAAGCAGTGCATGGCCGCTTTAGGTGTTCCGCTACTACCGGAAGTAAAGATAATATTAACAGCTTTGCTGGCATCTAGCAGGTAGGGGGAAAGGCCGCTTACTGGTTCGCATCGACGGCTGAAATCTAAAGGCAAACTAGGATAACCAAGTGCAGAGTCGGTTTGTTGATGCCAGATAAATTCGCTAGCTAATAGATTGATGCGCGTCTCTATCTCCTGTCTGCTGAAGTGTGGGTTAATTGGGCTGAAAATAATGGCATGACGCAGGCAAGTGAGTTGTAATAAGAGTAACTGCAGCGAGTTGGTCGCGATACAAATTAAGCGATCTCCCGAGGTTAACCCTAGTTTGAATAACTGTTCTGATAAGTCGCAGATTTGTTGATCAAGTTGTGCGAATGTTAACTGCTGCTTGTCGCTAGTAATCGCTATCGCATCCGGCTGCATTATCGCTTGCATACGCACGGGACAATCGTTCATCGACTGGTCCATAGACACTCCAATGTTTCTATATCTGTCACTATTTGATTGCTCTTGGTTAACTGCTGCGCTTGAAAATATTTTAATGT
This window of the Psychromonas sp. MME1 genome carries:
- a CDS encoding inorganic triphosphatase, with amino-acid sequence METEIEIKFLFSADFEQELFNTIKSQQVISTKEQLLHNVYFDTSDRSLRKMDMGLRVRSCDNRSVQTIKTSGRVIGGLHQRPEYNEPIEGGRPELARFNSKIWPDECDIKALENELVPIFSTDFTRQTWLLEMSEATLIEVAYDRGFIEAKQDKKDICEIELELIKGDEKQLFILAEQIALLPQVRLSNVSKAQRGYMLGDQTEFVVKPLLESPLLPSMSIAQALMTNIQHGLRHIQYHENCYLESYQDAALNELVVGIKFVHQNLSLFKDHSPMLLKAPWIEGLHWLARSFSWLETPL
- a CDS encoding methyl-accepting chemotaxis protein, producing MSRLKCNKFDEKLVSLSMNKKWAFIAGIGLLLFLAKLVIVNLFSSDIASAQSNQYYLFADFISVALFLAFIYWFMLATKKNILSVRDGLEQAFVQGDVVEYCASTRKDELGLLLNVVGDKAGNMQKHAHSQKKSTQELIAITESLSTCMEIITDSMDEEFAQIAQLATAMNEMTATVTEVANNTDSASSSTAEASEVAQEGSQFVDATIATINSLSNNIGASADAVNNVELKVDGIGSVVDTIRSISEQTNLLALNAAIEAARAGEAGRGFAVVADEVRNLAKRTQDATVQIQGMIEQLQNSAQDAVGLMGKSVHEADVGVDQVTKAGQKLAGIVEKIAHISDMNYQISSAAAEQTVVAGDINKNLDEVKEIVEGSVTVLKEVSELAEMIGKNIVDLNANQ
- a CDS encoding PspA/IM30 family protein; its protein translation is MSIFKKIITAVRGGAREAGEAIIDANSTRIFEQEIRDSEKHITIAKRDLTEVMAKQMQAARELTQLEASVKEHEGYAVQALNKGNEALAIEVAEKIAELENRVAEQHQANESYLKNADRLKELIRKSERQLADYKRQLSMVKTTESVQKATSAITDNFTASNSKLLSAKDSLERIKEKQALYDDKLKAAEQLASENTDTSLQNKLKEAGIGAQQSNAQSILDRLKAK
- a CDS encoding DUF2170 family protein: MNIHKIATYLNQLEGNTETGFCFDCTPINGEIDVLQVEIVGREEIPIFISISDNQILCIAYLWGEEEVKQGLKAEMMETMLEMNIPMPLSAFAKVEDKYVVFGALSINSSIEDIELEIITLSDNSLEVIAEMGNYLV
- the glnE gene encoding bifunctional [glutamate--ammonia ligase]-adenylyl-L-tyrosine phosphorylase/[glutamate--ammonia-ligase] adenylyltransferase; translation: MSLLNDHALRQFENLQQQVDLSFITASQKSELIAVLGLSDFISDALCKQPLLISSLFSSDILQSSQRTQIILQDLQQQLLSVTDEMELHRVLRLFRRKHMLIIAWRELLGKASLEESFEHLSFLADQLILQTMQWLYVKQCNELGTPKSKAGVSQPLYIFAMGKLGGQELNFSSDIDLIFAYPERGQTEGGRRHIDNQTFFIKLSQRIIAALHQITVDGFVYRVDMRLRPFGDSGPIVSHFAALEDYYQSHGREWERYAMVKARILGESGHYKDELEAMLKPFVYRRYIDFSAIESLRKMKAMISAEVRRKGLKDNIKLGMGGIREVEFVAQAFQLIRGGRVLQLQCKGLQQTLITLSAIGELPKQRAQNLLVSYQFLRRVENILQQIADKQTQTLPDNALDKLRLMSVLGFASWDDFKLHLQRMMDNVHEEFNWIIGDNEKKESDDHGAALWDLTFSLQDTLNLLQEKGLQAPLLGDYALQLMSFKEEIHKRPIGTRGQETLEKLLPKIVDKVATFADPVALIERLRVLLLQIMRRTAYLELLNENEGALNQLLKLCSASPLLSEQLARYPILLDELLDPAELYNPTPLTDYKRDLQQFMLRIPEEDMEQQMEALRQFKQIQLLYITAADIVGAIELPQVSDHLTYLSEALLDHVVRLAWTQLVEKYGLPSNVQGSQRRGFAVIGYGKMGGYELGYGSDLDLIFLHENNIAGHTMGPRCIDNQLFYLRFGQRIIHLFSTRTNSGILYEIDMRLRPSGESGPLVVSIDAYKKYLENDAWTWEHQALVRSRAVFGDDDIVQEFKLIREAILILPRQSQQLANDITEMRDKMRNHLHRAKQGEFDLKQSLGGMVDIEFIAQYLVLVNAYAHPQALCQWSDNLRIFASCKALGLLSAADEKALITAYCDIRDSAHRLTLNKQSRIVSDTLFKEDRQAVQRIWNNLFD
- the lpxL gene encoding LpxL/LpxP family Kdo(2)-lipid IV(A) lauroyl/palmitoleoyl acyltransferase, with translation MNANKLKIRYCHPRYWLTWMGILALFLSSLLPFSLLLLMGKLLGRCGYYIAKSRRRIAHRNIELCFPDLSTLEVEQKVMHNFENAGIALFEMAMAWFWPSWRIRSILKVRGLEHLQQAKQNGKGIIFLGAHFLTLEMGGRGLGLTNPTFAVYRKHSNPVLDYYFHWGRMRNQKGMVDRKDLKGMIRILKEGESLWYAPDHDYGRHKSSVFAPFFNVENANTVAGTSTLARVKNSCVIPAFLRRLPGTAGYELVFYPALENFPSKDLQADAKTTNQQIEMMIGEADEQYMWMHRRFKTRPEGEPSLYP
- a CDS encoding AMP-binding protein, which produces MDQSMNDCPVRMQAIMQPDAIAITSDKQQLTFAQLDQQICDLSEQLFKLGLTSGDRLICIATNSLQLLLLQLTCLRHAIIFSPINPHFSRQEIETRINLLASEFIWHQQTDSALGYPSLPLDFSRRCEPVSGLSPYLLDASKAVNIIFTSGSSGTPKAAMHCFSNHFYSAIASQERISLNRGDINLLSLPLFHISGYATVIRTIMAGATLLIDTQKLSVNLLKEKQITHLSLVAKQLYELLQHDQFQHQALAIKHLLLGGSAFSQALLQQTAERGFCYHLSYGLTEMSSQVATSTNTSELQILKYAQIKIVEGEIYLRGKTRFMGYFNNAVDAPLIAAESWFATKDLGRLDNGLLQIVGRKDRQFICAGENIQPEEIERLLIEHPAINQAHVVSLEHPSFGQQPVAFIAAQRLPSHQQLNDYLTPKLSRYKRPLYYFPMPEQSGLKISYQQLQQIAQQTVITTQEP